Sequence from the Clostridium botulinum genome:
TCAAATGTTGTCTTAATGGGGAGTGGAGAACCATTAGACAACTATGAAAATGTAATGAAATTTTTAGAGGTAGTTTCTGCAGAATATGGACTAAATATAGGCCAAAGACATATAACGTTATCCACTTGTGGAATTGTACCTAAGATATATGAACTTGCAGATAAAGAACTTAGCATAACTCTGGCTATTTCATTACATGCATTTAGCGATGAAAAAAGAAAAGAGATTATGCCAATAGCTAATAAATATAGTATTGATGAAATTTTAAATGCGTGTAAGTATTTTATAAATAAGACCAAAAGAAGAATAACGTTTGAATACTCTTTAGTTAAAGATGTTAATGATTCTAAAGAGGATGCAAGAGCTCTAGGTAAATTATTAAAGGGTATGTTATGTCATGTTAACTTGATTCCTGTAAATGAAATAAAAGAACGTACATTTAAGAGATCATCTAAGGAAACAATACAAGATTTTGCAAACATATTAAGTAATTTAGGAATAGAAGTAACTGTTAGACGTGAAATGGGAAGCGACATTAATGCAGCTTGTGGACAACTTAGGAGAAGTTATATAAAGACCCAAGAAACAAGGGGGGAATAAAGTGGTTGGATTAGTTAGTGATGTAGGATTAAGAAGAGTTTTAAATGAAGATTTTGCAATTTATTTAGAAAAAGATGAGTTTAAACTATATGTTGTTACAGATGGAATGGGTGGTCATAATGCTGGTGAAGTAGCAAGCAAAATGGCTGCTGAACATATTGTGAAATATGTAGAAGAAAATTTTA
This genomic interval carries:
- the rlmN gene encoding 23S rRNA (adenine(2503)-C(2))-methyltransferase RlmN; this translates as MKNILDYTLEELTLWMKENNESSFRAKQIMSWIYKDVRNFSDMRNMPKSLIAKLEENFEISLPEIEEIYKSELDGTEKFLFKFSDGNLIESVLMRYKHGNSICISTQIGCRMGCKFCASTIDGRIRNLTTGEILSQILVVQNYIGERISNVVLMGSGEPLDNYENVMKFLEVVSAEYGLNIGQRHITLSTCGIVPKIYELADKELSITLAISLHAFSDEKRKEIMPIANKYSIDEILNACKYFINKTKRRITFEYSLVKDVNDSKEDARALGKLLKGMLCHVNLIPVNEIKERTFKRSSKETIQDFANILSNLGIEVTVRREMGSDINAACGQLRRSYIKTQETRGE